One window of Branchiostoma lanceolatum isolate klBraLanc5 chromosome 6, klBraLanc5.hap2, whole genome shotgun sequence genomic DNA carries:
- the LOC136436313 gene encoding tubulin epsilon chain-like, with the protein MTQSIVVQVGQCGNQIGCRFWDLALREHASANKNGTFDEPLSSFFRNVDARYSEPLDIPVGRGREKICNLKARAVLVDMEEGVVSEILKGPLGDVFDHRQLITDVSGSGNNWAVGHMMYGSMYREQISEAIRRTAEMCDCLQCFFTMHSMGGGTGSGVGTFILNLLEEEYPEVYRFTTAVYPSAEDDVITSPYNSVLAMHQLTEHADCVLPIENQSLVDIFNMVNQAASKTSKISSTSKVKGGSTVTSDMGGIKGQEKPFDKMNNIVANLLLNLTSSSRFEGALNVDLNEITMNLVPFPQLHYLVSSLSPLYHLADVSLPLRKLDQMFSDAFTKEYQLISADPRHSLYLACALMVRGNVAVSDIRRNIDRLKPSLQFIHWNQEGWKTGLCSVPPVGQPYSLLALANNTCIRHTFTNLMDRFHKLYKRKAHLHHYTNVDGMEAAQFSQALESLTGLVKEYEQLEGTMGRVHEGAPRLQVAS; encoded by the exons ATGACGCAGTCCATTGTGGTTCAAG TTGGCCAATGCGGAAACCAG ATTGGTTGTCGTTTCTGGGACCTAGCCCTCAGGGAACATGCCAGCGCAAATAAG AATGGCACATTTGATGAGCCTCTCAGCAGCTTCTTCAGGAATGTGGATGCCAGGTACTCTGAGCCACTGGACATCCCTGTAGGGCGAGGCAGGGAGAAAATATGCAACCTGAAAGCCAGG GCAGTTCTTGTAGACATGGAGGAGGGGGTGGTGAGTGAGATTCTGAAGGGACCCCTGGGAGATGTGTTCGACCACAGGCAGCTCATCACTGATGTGTCTGGATCTGGAAATAACTG GGCTGTGGGTCACATGATGTATGGCAGTATGTACAGGGAGCAGATCTCAGAAGCCATAAGGAGGACGGCGGAGATGTGTGACTGTCTGCAGTGTTTCTTCACTATGCACTCCATGGGCGGAG GTACTGGCTCAGGTGTGGGAACCTTCATCCTGAACCTTCTGGAGGAGGAGTATCCAGAGGTGTACAG GTTTACCACAGCTGTGTACCCCTCAGCGGAAGATGATGTCATCACCTCCCCGTACAACAGTGTCCTGGCCATGCACCAGCTGACAGAACATGCCGACTGTGTGCTGCCTATAGAGAACCAG TCTCTTGTGGATATCTTCAACATGGTGAACCAGGCGGCCAGTAAAACTAGTAAGATCTCCTCCACCAGTAAGGTCAAAGGTGGCAGCACCGTGACCTCTGACATGGGCGGGATCAAAGGTCAGGAGAAGCCGTTTGACAAGATGAACAACATCGTAGCCAACCTTTTACTGAACTTGACAAG CTCCTCCAGGTTTGAGGGTGCGCTGAATGTGGACTTGAACGAGATCACCATGAACCTGGTGCCGTTTCCCCAGCTACACTACCTGGTCTCCAGCCTCAGTCCCCTCTACCACCTCGCTGACGTCAGCCTCCCACTCAGGAA GCTTGACCAGATGTTCTCGGATGCCTTCACGAAGGAGTACCAGCTGATCAGTGCTGACCCCCGACACAGCCTGTACCTGGCCTGCGCCCTCATGGTGAGGGGGAATGTAGCTGTGTCAGACATCAGGAGGAACATAGACAG GTTGAAACCGTCACTGCAGTTCATCCATTGGAACCAGGAGGGCTGGAAGACAGGCCTGTGTTCCGTACCCCCGGTGGGGCAGCCCTACTCCCTCCTGGCCCTGGCTAACAACACATGTATCAGGCACACATTCACCAACCTCATGGACAGGTTCCACAAGCTCTACAAGAGGAAG GCCCATCTGCACCACTACACCAATGTGGACGGCATGGAGGCGGCACAGTTCTCCCAGGCACTGGAGTCGCTCACGGGGCTGGTCAAGGAGTATGAGCAGCTGGAGGGCACCATGGGAAGGGTACACGAGGGGGCACCTCGGTTACAGGTGGCCTCCTGA